From a region of the Desulfobulbaceae bacterium DB1 genome:
- a CDS encoding macrolide ABC transporter ATP-binding protein: MIELIDINRTFIVGEEKVYGLHAVSLQIRQGEYISIMGPSGSGKSTLLNTIGLLDRPDNGLYRFENRVVIDIDDDERAGIRRQRIGFVFQLFHLVPRLTAAENVELPLIIAEIPVEKRRQRVTTILSSLGLTERAGHRPDQLSGGQRQRVAIARAISMQPAVLLADEPTGNLDKAAGRDVVDILEGLNREGLTLIMVTHDPELGSRARRQIRMEDGRIITDSG; this comes from the coding sequence ATCATCGAACTGATTGACATCAACCGCACGTTCATTGTGGGCGAAGAAAAGGTCTATGGCCTGCATGCCGTTTCACTGCAAATCCGTCAAGGTGAATACATTTCCATCATGGGCCCATCCGGCTCCGGCAAATCGACTCTTTTAAACACCATCGGTCTGCTTGATCGGCCGGACAACGGTCTCTACCGCTTCGAAAACCGCGTTGTCATCGACATTGACGATGACGAACGTGCCGGCATCAGGCGGCAGCGCATCGGTTTCGTCTTTCAACTTTTTCACCTGGTTCCCCGTCTGACCGCGGCGGAAAACGTCGAACTGCCCCTTATCATCGCCGAAATCCCTGTCGAGAAACGCAGACAACGAGTCACAACCATTCTTTCCAGCCTGGGCCTGACGGAGCGGGCCGGTCATCGCCCCGATCAGTTGTCCGGCGGACAACGGCAGCGGGTTGCCATTGCCCGGGCGATATCCATGCAGCCCGCCGTTCTGCTGGCCGACGAACCCACCGGCAATCTGGACAAGGCCGCCGGTCGTGATGTTGTCGATATCCTGGAGGGACTGAACCGGGAGGGACTTACCTTGATCATGGTCACCCATGATCCGGAACTGGGGAGCAGAGCCCGCAGGCAGATCCGCATGGAAGACGGCCGGATCATCACGGATAGCGGCTGA
- a CDS encoding efflux transporter periplasmic adaptor subunit: MKHTKPILSLVLFAVALAAGIFIFNRPKPLPVRVATVDRGTIESTVVNTRAGTVKVCRRAGLSPAVGGQIAAWPVSEGMKVKKGDLLLALWNDDLRAQLKLAQSEADAARSNAEASCLQADIAKRQLNRHLSLKDIGATTEERLDKLATDAAITNAQCHAAKKNLEVTNNRIAVVAANLERTILHAPFDGIIAQLNGELGEYVTPSPVGVQTLPAVDLIDGSCYYVSAPIDEVDAASIRTGMEARISLDAFRGRTFAGRVKRISDYVLDIEKQARTVEIEVLFDHAEDMANLLPGYSADAEVILDIKENVLRIPSEAIIDQTKVYVFDQQSGTLHERRITTGLANWDYTEIVSGVSEGEQIVLTADRKELRDGAAAEVEANGND; this comes from the coding sequence ATGAAGCATACCAAACCCATCCTCTCCCTTGTCCTTTTCGCCGTGGCTCTTGCCGCGGGAATCTTTATCTTCAACCGCCCGAAACCGCTTCCCGTCCGAGTCGCCACCGTTGATCGCGGCACCATCGAGTCAACCGTGGTCAACACCCGGGCCGGCACGGTAAAGGTCTGTCGCAGGGCCGGTCTGTCACCCGCAGTAGGCGGGCAGATCGCCGCCTGGCCGGTGTCCGAGGGCATGAAAGTCAAAAAAGGCGACCTCTTACTCGCTCTCTGGAACGATGATCTCCGGGCCCAGCTCAAACTGGCGCAAAGCGAGGCTGACGCGGCCCGATCAAACGCCGAGGCGAGTTGCCTGCAGGCCGATATCGCCAAACGCCAACTGAACCGCCATCTTTCCCTTAAAGACATCGGCGCCACCACGGAGGAACGCCTTGACAAGCTCGCAACCGACGCAGCCATTACCAATGCCCAGTGTCATGCTGCCAAAAAAAACCTGGAGGTGACCAACAATCGCATTGCCGTGGTTGCCGCCAACCTGGAACGCACCATTCTTCATGCCCCCTTTGACGGCATCATTGCCCAGCTGAACGGCGAACTGGGCGAATACGTCACCCCTTCGCCGGTTGGTGTCCAGACCCTGCCCGCGGTTGACCTGATTGACGGGAGCTGCTACTACGTCTCGGCGCCCATTGATGAAGTTGATGCGGCCTCCATCCGCACGGGCATGGAGGCGCGCATTTCACTGGACGCCTTTCGGGGCCGCACCTTTGCGGGACGCGTCAAACGTATCAGTGATTACGTGCTTGATATCGAAAAACAGGCCCGCACCGTGGAAATCGAGGTTCTTTTCGACCATGCCGAAGATATGGCCAACCTGCTGCCCGGCTACAGCGCCGACGCGGAAGTCATTCTCGATATCAAGGAAAACGTTTTGCGCATCCCCTCCGAGGCAATCATCGACCAAACCAAGGTATACGTTTTTGATCAGCAGTCGGGCACACTTCACGAACGGCGGATTACCACCGGTTTGGCGAACTGGGACTATACCGAGATTGTTTCCGGGGTAAGCGAGGGAGAACAGATCGTCCTCACCGCCGATCGCAAAGAGCTAAGGGACGGGGCAGCGGCTGAAGTGGAAGCAAACGGCAATGACTGA